From a single Nostoc edaphicum CCNP1411 genomic region:
- a CDS encoding carbonic anhydrase: protein MNIQNPQINFSRRGLLKFSAGAIGTGVLTAGLSSNLLAAEKKAPVAPVEDDITPDKALQELLDGNDRFVKAKRRNPHQTQSRLAEVAKGQKPFASILGCADSRVPSEIVFDQGLGDLFVCRIAGNIATTQQIGSLEFGSLVLGCKVIMVLGHERCGAVDAAIKGAQVPGQIGSLLAAIKPSVEKSKEESGDKLENACRANILAQVERLKSSPVLSDLIKAEKLKIVGGYYDLDTGKISVVG from the coding sequence ATGAACATACAAAATCCCCAAATCAATTTTTCCAGAAGAGGTTTATTGAAGTTTAGTGCAGGTGCGATCGGTACAGGTGTATTGACAGCCGGACTTAGCTCAAACTTACTTGCAGCCGAAAAAAAAGCCCCTGTAGCGCCAGTAGAAGATGATATTACACCTGATAAGGCACTGCAAGAATTATTAGATGGGAATGACAGATTTGTTAAAGCAAAACGTCGCAATCCCCACCAAACTCAATCACGTTTAGCCGAAGTTGCCAAAGGTCAAAAGCCCTTTGCTTCTATTCTCGGTTGTGCAGATTCACGAGTACCTTCAGAGATTGTCTTCGACCAGGGACTTGGAGATTTATTTGTCTGCCGTATAGCTGGTAATATTGCCACAACACAGCAAATTGGTAGCCTAGAATTTGGCAGCTTAGTGTTAGGTTGCAAAGTCATCATGGTACTTGGACATGAAAGATGTGGTGCAGTAGATGCCGCAATTAAAGGTGCTCAAGTTCCAGGTCAAATTGGAAGTTTGCTTGCGGCGATTAAACCAAGTGTAGAAAAATCAAAAGAAGAATCAGGAGATAAGTTAGAAAACGCTTGTAGAGCAAATATTTTGGCACAAGTGGAAAGATTGAAATCATCGCCAGTTTTATCTGATCTAATCAAGGCAGAAAAGCTGAAAATAGTCGGTGGTTATTACGATTTAGATACTGGGAAAATCAGCGTAGTCGGTTAG
- a CDS encoding NAD(P)H-quinone oxidoreductase subunit F, translating to MAQFLLETVWLVPCYALIGGLLAVPWSPGIIRKTGPRPAGYLNLVMTFLAFVHCAIALQATWNYPAQEVFIPWLSTAGLDLTIALEISSVSVGALVVITGLNLLAQIYAIGYMEMDWGWGRFYSLLGMFEAGLCALVLCNDLFFSYVILEILTLGTYLLVGLWFSQPLVVSGARDAFLTKRVGDLFLLIGVLALWPLAGTWNYTELAEWAATANVNPTTMALVSLALIAGPMGKCAQFPLHLWLDEAMEGPVPSTILRNSVVVASGAWVLIKLQPVLSISPIASSAMVVIGAVTAVGASLIAIAQIDLKRCQSYSVSAYMGLVFIAVGVQQYEAALLLVLTHAISAALLVMSTGGIIWNSITQDVTQLGGLWKRRPISAIAFIVGTLGLIGFPPLGSFWALMELADGLWETQPWLVGVVIAVNALTAVSLTREFGLLFGGKATQMSERSPEAHWPMILPMMILLGVSLHLPLMLQSLSLLPNWATLNKDVALLLIWSSIFGCSITGVIYLGNIPKPIRLPWKGLQDLLAYDFYTPKLYKMTIIFGVAKISQLADTIDRFVVDGIVNFVGLFSLLGGEGLKYSTSGQAQFYALTVLLGVSALGMWVAWPFWGVQFLNFVFQISTIG from the coding sequence ATGGCTCAGTTTCTACTTGAGACTGTTTGGCTAGTTCCTTGCTATGCCTTAATAGGCGGCTTGTTAGCAGTGCCTTGGTCACCGGGGATCATTCGGAAAACGGGGCCAAGACCGGCGGGTTATCTAAACTTGGTGATGACATTTTTGGCGTTTGTGCATTGTGCGATCGCCTTACAAGCAACTTGGAATTATCCAGCCCAAGAAGTATTTATACCTTGGTTATCTACAGCTGGTTTAGACCTCACTATTGCTTTGGAAATATCCTCAGTTAGTGTTGGCGCTTTAGTTGTGATTACTGGGTTAAATTTGCTGGCGCAAATTTATGCCATCGGCTACATGGAAATGGATTGGGGTTGGGGACGCTTCTATTCCTTATTAGGAATGTTTGAAGCGGGACTATGTGCCCTTGTTCTGTGTAATGACTTGTTCTTCAGCTATGTAATTTTGGAAATCCTTACCCTGGGAACCTACCTGCTAGTTGGCTTATGGTTTAGCCAGCCGTTGGTAGTCTCAGGTGCAAGGGACGCTTTCTTAACCAAGCGGGTGGGAGACTTATTCTTACTGATAGGCGTATTGGCATTATGGCCCCTCGCCGGAACTTGGAATTACACAGAATTAGCTGAATGGGCGGCTACTGCTAACGTCAACCCGACAACTATGGCACTGGTAAGTTTAGCTTTAATTGCTGGGCCGATGGGTAAATGTGCCCAATTTCCCCTGCATTTATGGCTAGATGAAGCGATGGAAGGCCCAGTTCCCAGTACAATTTTGCGGAACTCGGTAGTAGTAGCTAGTGGTGCATGGGTGCTAATTAAATTGCAACCTGTGTTAAGCATATCGCCCATAGCTTCCTCGGCGATGGTTGTCATTGGTGCGGTGACAGCCGTGGGTGCTTCGTTAATTGCGATCGCTCAAATTGATCTTAAACGCTGCCAATCCTATTCTGTCAGTGCATACATGGGTTTAGTATTTATCGCCGTGGGAGTGCAACAATACGAAGCAGCGCTATTGTTAGTACTCACCCATGCTATATCCGCAGCCCTGTTGGTGATGAGTACTGGGGGAATTATCTGGAATAGCATTACCCAAGATGTCACCCAATTAGGCGGATTGTGGAAGCGTCGCCCGATTTCTGCGATCGCTTTTATCGTCGGGACTTTGGGATTAATTGGTTTTCCACCCCTGGGTAGCTTTTGGGCGCTGATGGAACTAGCAGATGGGTTGTGGGAAACGCAGCCTTGGTTAGTGGGAGTAGTGATCGCGGTAAATGCTTTAACAGCCGTGAGTTTAACCAGAGAATTTGGTTTACTTTTTGGTGGTAAAGCTACACAAATGAGTGAGCGATCGCCTGAAGCACACTGGCCGATGATTCTGCCAATGATGATTTTACTTGGCGTTAGTCTACATCTTCCTTTGATGTTGCAAAGCTTATCACTTTTACCCAATTGGGCAACTCTAAATAAAGATGTCGCACTACTTTTAATTTGGTCGAGTATTTTCGGTTGCAGTATCACTGGCGTGATTTATTTAGGCAATATTCCTAAACCGATTCGCCTGCCTTGGAAAGGCTTACAAGACTTATTGGCATACGACTTTTACACACCCAAACTCTATAAAATGACCATAATTTTTGGAGTTGCCAAAATTTCCCAACTTGCCGATACAATTGACCGCTTTGTAGTCGATGGCATCGTTAATTTTGTCGGTTTATTTTCGCTATTAGGGGGCGAAGGTCTTAAATACAGCACCTCTGGACAAGCTCAATTTTATGCCCTCACTGTCCTATTAGGAGTGAGCGCTTTAGGAATGTGGGTAGCTTGGCCATTTTGGGGAGTGCAGTTTTTAAATTTTGTTTTTCAAATCTCGACAATTGGGTAG